The Barnesiella intestinihominis YIT 11860 genome includes a window with the following:
- a CDS encoding NADH-quinone oxidoreductase subunit J, which yields MEQIANQVIFGLLALVIVVCSILTVTTRRILRAATYLLFVLFATAGIYFQLDYTFLGAVQLAVYAGGIVVLFVFSILLTSHPGDKSELLTPKKRVVGLIASIFGAIVCGYTLFTYPFFTKPLTSVITGEVDMKEIGHALMGMDKFQYLLPFEAVSVLLLACIIGGIMIARKR from the coding sequence ATGGAACAAATAGCAAATCAAGTTATCTTCGGCTTGCTTGCATTGGTCATCGTGGTTTGTTCGATTCTTACGGTAACCACGCGGCGCATATTGCGGGCGGCTACTTACCTTCTGTTTGTGCTTTTTGCGACGGCGGGTATCTATTTCCAGCTTGACTATACATTTTTAGGAGCCGTGCAATTGGCCGTTTATGCCGGTGGTATCGTAGTCTTGTTCGTCTTCTCTATCTTGTTGACGAGTCACCCGGGAGACAAATCGGAATTGTTGACACCTAAAAAACGTGTAGTAGGTCTTATTGCTTCGATATTCGGTGCAATCGTGTGCGGATATACATTATTTACTTATCCGTTTTTCACGAAACCGCTTACCAGCGTAATTACCGGAGAGGTAGATATGAAAGAAATAGGGCATGCTCTTATGGGTATGGATAAGTTTCAGTATCTGTTGCCTTTCGAAGCTGTCAGTGTGTTGTTATTGGCTTGTATCATCGGTGGCATTATGATTGCCCGTAAAAGA
- the atpD gene encoding F0F1 ATP synthase subunit beta: MADKFGYITQVIGPVVDVAFEGEGNEVPPIYAALKIERENGAELIVEVEQHIGENTVRCVAMDSTDGLKRGMKAIDLQRPLSMPTGSQVKGRLMNVIGETIDHLPALDYTELKSIHQEAPAFDDLSISTEMLYTGIKVIDLLEPYSKGGKIGLFGGAGVGKTVLIMELINNIAKGHNGFSVFTGVGERTREGNDLLREMIESGVMSYGDKFKEGMERGEWNLRDVDMEKVNESQATLVFGQMNEPPGARLRVALSGLTVAEQFRDSDGGGKEILLFIDNIFRFTQAGSEVSALLGRMPSAVGYQPTLASEMGKLQERITSTKQGSITSVQAIYVPADDLTDPAPATTFSFLDATTVLSRKISELGIYPAVDPLESTSRILDPNIVGEEHYQVAQGVKQLLQHYNELQDIIAILGVDELSDEDKLVVNRARRAQRFLSQPFHVAEQFTGLQGVMVPLEETIRGFKMILNGEMDEYPEQAFLNVGTIDEAIAKGKKLLEQAKTAH; this comes from the coding sequence ATGGCAGATAAATTTGGATATATCACGCAGGTCATCGGGCCGGTTGTCGATGTCGCTTTTGAAGGCGAAGGCAATGAAGTACCTCCCATATATGCCGCTCTTAAAATCGAACGAGAGAACGGGGCAGAGCTGATTGTCGAGGTAGAACAACATATCGGTGAAAATACGGTGCGTTGTGTAGCGATGGATTCTACCGATGGACTGAAACGGGGTATGAAGGCTATCGACTTGCAAAGACCGTTATCGATGCCTACCGGTTCGCAAGTGAAAGGTCGGTTGATGAATGTCATCGGTGAAACGATCGACCACCTTCCTGCATTGGATTATACCGAATTAAAATCGATTCATCAGGAGGCTCCGGCTTTCGACGACCTCTCTATCAGTACCGAGATGCTTTATACGGGAATCAAGGTGATCGATTTACTCGAACCGTATTCGAAAGGTGGAAAGATCGGTTTGTTCGGAGGGGCAGGTGTTGGTAAGACCGTATTGATTATGGAACTTATCAACAATATAGCCAAAGGGCACAACGGTTTTTCGGTGTTTACCGGAGTGGGGGAACGTACCCGTGAAGGTAACGACCTTTTACGTGAGATGATCGAGTCGGGAGTTATGTCGTACGGCGATAAATTCAAAGAAGGCATGGAACGGGGCGAGTGGAATCTGCGTGATGTCGATATGGAGAAAGTGAATGAATCGCAGGCAACGTTGGTGTTCGGTCAGATGAACGAACCGCCGGGAGCCCGTCTGCGTGTCGCTTTGTCTGGGTTGACTGTTGCCGAACAGTTCCGTGATTCCGATGGCGGAGGTAAAGAGATACTATTGTTTATTGACAATATATTCCGTTTCACTCAGGCGGGATCCGAAGTTTCGGCATTGTTGGGTCGTATGCCTTCTGCCGTGGGATATCAACCTACTTTGGCTTCCGAGATGGGTAAGTTGCAAGAACGTATTACGTCTACGAAGCAGGGATCTATTACATCGGTACAGGCCATTTATGTACCGGCCGATGACTTGACCGACCCGGCTCCGGCGACTACATTTAGCTTTTTGGATGCTACGACGGTATTGAGCCGTAAGATTTCTGAGTTAGGTATCTATCCGGCCGTGGATCCGTTGGAGTCTACGTCCCGAATCCTCGATCCGAATATTGTAGGCGAGGAACACTATCAGGTCGCTCAGGGTGTAAAACAGCTTTTACAGCATTATAACGAATTGCAGGATATTATCGCCATTTTGGGTGTCGATGAGTTGTCGGACGAAGACAAACTGGTGGTGAATCGTGCTCGTCGGGCACAGCGGTTTTTGTCGCAACCTTTCCACGTGGCCGAGCAGTTTACCGGTCTTCAAGGTGTGATGGTTCCGTTGGAAGAGACTATCCGCGGGTTTAAGATGATTCTTAACGGCGAGATGGACGAATATCCCGAACAAGCATTCTTGAACGTGGGTACAATAGACGAGGCCATTGCCAAAGGTAAGAAGTTGTTAGAACAAGCGAAGACCGCTCACTAA
- the atpE gene encoding ATP synthase F0 subunit C has protein sequence MLGMILLQAAAGASLAKLGACIGAGIAAIAAGIGIGKIGSSAMDAIARQPEASGDIRSNMIVIAALVEGVALFAVIVCVMSLFL, from the coding sequence ATGTTAGGAATGATTTTATTACAAGCAGCAGCCGGTGCAAGTCTGGCTAAGTTGGGCGCCTGTATCGGCGCTGGTATCGCCGCTATTGCAGCAGGTATTGGTATTGGTAAGATCGGTTCATCGGCGATGGATGCCATAGCTCGTCAGCCCGAAGCCAGCGGTGATATCCGAAGCAACATGATCGTGATTGCCGCTCTTGTAGAAGGTGTTGCATTGTTCGCTGTGATTGTTTGCGTGATGTCATTATTCCTCTAA
- a CDS encoding NuoI/complex I 23 kDa subunit family protein — protein sequence MGSFKNYITSFWKGLLSLLKGMGVTGKYFFSRKVTEQYPENRATLKIPERFRGTLTLIYDENGQHKCIACGICQMNCPNGTIKIEASKITTEDGKTKRVLDKYVYDLGSCTFCQLCVTTCPHHAIKFTNEFEHAVYTREKLVKQLNRTDNPTENN from the coding sequence ATGGGAAGTTTTAAAAATTACATCACATCTTTCTGGAAAGGATTACTGAGCCTTCTTAAAGGAATGGGGGTTACCGGTAAGTATTTTTTCAGCCGGAAAGTTACCGAACAGTACCCTGAGAATAGGGCTACATTGAAAATCCCCGAGCGTTTCAGAGGTACGTTAACTTTGATTTATGACGAAAACGGACAGCACAAGTGCATTGCGTGCGGTATTTGTCAGATGAATTGCCCGAATGGGACAATCAAAATCGAGGCTTCGAAAATTACCACCGAAGATGGTAAGACGAAACGAGTGTTAGATAAATATGTGTATGATTTGGGTAGTTGTACCTTTTGTCAATTGTGTGTGACTACATGTCCTCACCATGCCATCAAATTTACAAACGAGTTTGAGCATGCCGTTTATACGCGTGAGAAGTTGGTGAAACAACTGAATCGTACCGATAACCCAACAGAAAATAATTGA
- the atpG gene encoding ATP synthase F1 subunit gamma: MASMRDLKGRIGSVASSEKITGAMKMISSAKMHKAESALRRVRPFRDQIQNTIDHLISADAEYSSPLTEIRPVKRRAIVLLSSDEGLCGAFNMNLFKRTLEIINQARMAETENPVMFVVYPIGKKASKFAQKLVGDNVEIVTADEMTAKSSVEDIARFTGELTREFIAGKVDCVEVVYTHYKSASKQILATRQLLPIAADDLATGEKVERNKPYLFEPDVNTIYNEVLPLYVLSSMQEAICSNRVSEQAARVMAMQSANDNAKELLDELQLEYNKLRQQSITSELLDIIGGKVD, encoded by the coding sequence ATGGCATCAATGCGCGACTTAAAAGGAAGAATCGGTTCGGTCGCTTCTTCCGAAAAAATAACCGGTGCGATGAAGATGATTTCATCGGCCAAGATGCATAAGGCCGAGTCGGCTTTGCGTCGTGTACGGCCTTTCAGGGATCAGATTCAAAACACCATCGATCACCTTATTTCGGCTGATGCTGAATATAGTTCTCCGCTTACCGAGATTCGTCCCGTAAAGCGGAGGGCGATTGTTTTGCTCAGCTCGGACGAGGGATTGTGTGGCGCATTTAATATGAATCTTTTTAAACGCACGCTCGAAATTATCAATCAGGCACGAATGGCAGAGACCGAAAATCCAGTCATGTTTGTTGTTTATCCGATTGGAAAGAAAGCCTCTAAATTCGCTCAAAAACTTGTGGGAGATAATGTCGAGATTGTTACTGCCGATGAGATGACCGCTAAAAGCTCTGTCGAGGATATCGCCCGTTTTACCGGAGAATTGACGCGGGAGTTTATTGCCGGAAAAGTCGATTGCGTGGAAGTTGTATATACTCATTATAAAAGCGCGAGCAAACAGATTTTAGCGACTCGTCAATTATTGCCGATTGCCGCCGATGATTTGGCGACGGGTGAAAAAGTCGAGCGTAATAAACCTTATTTGTTCGAGCCCGATGTGAATACGATCTATAATGAGGTATTACCGCTTTATGTTCTGTCGAGTATGCAGGAGGCTATCTGTTCCAATCGGGTGTCAGAACAGGCGGCTCGGGTGATGGCCATGCAGTCGGCGAACGATAATGCGAAAGAATTGTTGGACGAACTGCAATTGGAATATAATAAACTGCGTCAGCAGAGTATTACGTCCGAATTGTTGGATATTATCGGAGGAAAAGTAGATTGA
- a CDS encoding NADH-quinone oxidoreductase subunit C codes for MANIQQEISSFLPEATFVEGTILEVSVPDAKWHDLALYLHNQLHFDYLVSIVGMDWGETVGCVYYLTSTVDNSQVSVKIETADRENPLLHSVSDIWKSANLYEREVYDFFGIRFINHPDMRRLFLRNDWVGYPFRKDYNADPELNPIRLEHESVDDVTHSVVETEDGKLEERTNTIFSPQEFVVNIGPQHPATHGVLRLRTSLDGETVKKIDVYCGYVHRGIEKLCESLTYPQTLHFADRLDYLSAQQNRHAVCLCIEDALQVEVPARAQYIRTIMDELMRISSHLLFWSTFCMDLGGTTAFFYGFRDREKILDIFEETCGARMTFNYYTIGGLMADLHPDFQRKVKEFCAYMPAKLKEYHTLFTGNVIAQQRMKGVGVLSREDAISYGIAGPSGRASGWACDVRKNHPYAMYDKVEFNQVIRTEGDVFARYMVRLDEILESIHIIEQLIDNIPEGDYAVKMKPIIKLPEGRYFRQVEASRGPLGIFIESHGDKNPYRLKINSACLPLVAGLDPMCRNGKIADLIAIGGSLDYVIPDMDR; via the coding sequence ATGGCAAACATACAGCAAGAAATAAGTAGTTTTCTGCCGGAGGCTACCTTCGTGGAAGGGACTATTTTGGAAGTGTCGGTTCCTGATGCCAAGTGGCATGATTTAGCGCTTTATTTGCATAATCAACTGCACTTTGATTATTTGGTTTCTATTGTGGGCATGGACTGGGGTGAGACCGTGGGTTGTGTCTACTATTTGACTTCTACCGTCGATAATTCACAAGTTTCGGTTAAAATAGAGACCGCAGATAGAGAGAATCCTCTGCTTCATTCTGTTTCGGATATTTGGAAATCCGCGAATTTATACGAACGTGAAGTCTATGATTTTTTTGGAATCCGTTTCATCAACCACCCCGATATGCGCCGGCTGTTTTTGCGAAACGACTGGGTGGGGTATCCTTTCCGAAAAGATTATAATGCAGACCCTGAATTGAATCCTATCCGATTGGAGCATGAGTCTGTCGATGATGTCACACACTCCGTTGTCGAAACGGAAGATGGAAAGCTCGAAGAACGGACGAATACGATATTTTCTCCTCAGGAATTCGTGGTAAATATCGGTCCTCAACATCCTGCGACTCATGGTGTGTTGCGTTTACGTACCTCTCTCGATGGCGAGACGGTTAAAAAAATCGATGTGTATTGCGGTTATGTACATAGGGGAATAGAGAAACTATGTGAGTCTCTTACCTATCCTCAGACTCTTCACTTCGCCGATCGTCTCGATTATTTATCCGCTCAGCAGAACCGGCATGCAGTCTGTCTTTGTATAGAAGATGCCTTGCAAGTAGAAGTGCCCGCACGTGCACAGTATATACGTACGATCATGGACGAGTTGATGCGTATTTCTTCGCACTTGTTATTCTGGTCTACATTCTGTATGGACTTGGGAGGAACGACAGCATTCTTCTATGGTTTCCGCGATAGAGAGAAGATTCTCGATATATTTGAGGAAACGTGTGGTGCGCGTATGACTTTCAATTACTATACGATTGGAGGTTTGATGGCCGATTTACACCCCGATTTCCAGCGTAAGGTCAAAGAGTTTTGTGCCTATATGCCGGCTAAGTTGAAAGAGTACCACACGTTGTTTACCGGTAATGTCATTGCCCAACAACGTATGAAAGGAGTGGGAGTTCTTTCTCGCGAGGATGCTATTTCGTATGGAATTGCGGGACCGTCGGGGCGTGCTTCGGGTTGGGCTTGCGACGTGCGTAAGAATCACCCGTATGCAATGTATGACAAGGTGGAATTTAATCAGGTTATCCGTACGGAGGGAGATGTTTTTGCCCGTTACATGGTACGCTTAGATGAAATATTGGAATCTATACATATCATAGAGCAATTGATCGACAATATCCCCGAGGGTGATTATGCCGTTAAGATGAAGCCTATTATCAAGCTGCCCGAAGGCCGTTATTTCCGCCAAGTAGAGGCCAGTCGTGGTCCGTTGGGTATTTTTATCGAAAGTCATGGAGATAAGAATCCCTATCGTTTGAAGATAAATTCGGCATGCTTGCCGCTGGTCGCTGGTCTCGATCCAATGTGTCGCAATGGAAAGATCGCCGATTTGATTGCTATCGGAGGGTCGCTTGACTATGTAATCCCCGATATGGACAGATAA
- the nuoH gene encoding NADH-quinone oxidoreductase subunit NuoH encodes MFDFSIVTHWIDNLLRSVMPGWGALLVEFVLVGVALLLLYAVLALFYIYFERKVCAFFQCRLGPNRVGPYGIIQSVADMFKILIKELITLNHIDKFLFNLAPYLVIVASMLAFGCLPFGRGLQVIDFNIGVFFLIAVSSIGVLGILLAGWSSNNKFTLIGAIRSGAQMVSYELSIGLSVLTMVVFAGTMSITGIVEAQTNGWFLFTGHIPAIVSFLIYLVAGTAETNRGPFDLPEAESELTAGYHTEYSGIHFGFFYLAEYLNLFIVSGMATLLFLGGWMPFHIPGWEGFNHIMDYIPSVIWFFGKAILVSFVIIWFKWTFPRLRIDQLLRLEWKYLLPLNLINLFIMVLIVIYGLHF; translated from the coding sequence ATGTTCGACTTTTCGATAGTTACCCACTGGATTGATAATTTGTTGAGAAGTGTAATGCCCGGTTGGGGAGCTTTACTTGTTGAATTTGTATTGGTAGGCGTTGCGTTGCTGCTGTTGTATGCAGTTTTGGCATTGTTCTATATATATTTTGAGCGTAAGGTATGTGCCTTTTTCCAATGCCGTTTGGGTCCGAATCGTGTAGGTCCTTATGGTATTATTCAGAGTGTTGCCGATATGTTCAAGATATTGATTAAGGAGTTGATTACTTTGAATCATATCGATAAGTTCTTATTTAATTTAGCTCCTTATTTGGTAATCGTCGCTTCCATGTTGGCCTTTGGTTGTTTGCCTTTTGGAAGAGGATTACAAGTTATCGATTTTAATATCGGCGTGTTCTTCCTGATCGCCGTTTCGTCCATAGGAGTGTTGGGTATTTTGTTGGCCGGTTGGTCCAGTAACAATAAATTTACACTTATCGGTGCTATTCGAAGCGGTGCTCAAATGGTGAGTTACGAACTTTCGATTGGGTTGTCTGTATTGACGATGGTCGTCTTTGCTGGAACAATGTCGATAACCGGTATAGTAGAAGCTCAGACTAACGGTTGGTTCTTGTTTACAGGTCATATCCCGGCGATAGTCTCATTTTTGATTTATTTGGTTGCCGGTACGGCCGAGACCAATCGTGGTCCGTTCGACTTGCCCGAAGCCGAGAGCGAGTTGACAGCCGGATACCACACAGAATATTCGGGTATTCATTTCGGATTTTTCTACTTGGCTGAGTATTTGAATCTGTTTATTGTGTCGGGTATGGCTACATTGCTTTTCTTGGGAGGTTGGATGCCATTCCACATACCGGGTTGGGAAGGTTTTAACCATATTATGGATTATATTCCGTCTGTGATTTGGTTCTTTGGAAAAGCGATACTTGTTTCGTTTGTGATTATTTGGTTCAAGTGGACATTCCCCCGTTTGAGAATAGACCAATTATTGCGGCTCGAATGGAAATATTTATTACCTTTGAACTTGATTAATCTCTTTATTATGGTGCTTATTGTGATTTACGGATTGCACTTTTAA
- the atpB gene encoding F0F1 ATP synthase subunit A yields the protein MRKQIAYIVAFLLTVFSFPLSAQEKADDEGEKAFDPKETIFEHLLDGYGWELPFSHEHKIPLPVIVRDYKGDWKIFGSHRLEHGQTYEGFYVAQDGPNKGKVESVDDRGNRYRPLDLSITKNVLALIIAAFICGWCVLSVAHWYRKKRFKAPKKGVGAIEFLIEFVYTGVIKSTLGDKAPRFAPYLLTVFFFILLMNLLGLIVIFPGGANLTGNIAVTMVLALCTFIVVNVRGTKEYWKEIFWPDVPLWLKFPLPIMPLIEVFGIFTKPAALMVRLFANMMGGHMIILSLISLIFIFGAFGAVVIGATTVVSVLFSLFMLLIDTLVSFIQAYVFTMLSTLFIALAQVDGHHEGKVEEIK from the coding sequence ATGAGAAAACAAATCGCATACATAGTCGCTTTTTTGTTAACGGTATTTTCGTTCCCGCTGTCGGCACAGGAGAAGGCCGATGATGAAGGAGAAAAGGCCTTTGACCCGAAAGAGACAATTTTTGAGCACCTGCTCGATGGCTATGGTTGGGAATTACCTTTCTCGCATGAGCATAAAATCCCACTTCCGGTTATCGTGCGGGATTATAAGGGCGATTGGAAAATATTCGGGTCGCATCGGCTTGAACACGGGCAGACTTATGAAGGTTTTTATGTCGCTCAGGACGGCCCGAATAAAGGAAAGGTCGAGAGTGTCGATGATCGGGGAAATCGTTATCGTCCGCTCGATTTGTCGATTACCAAAAATGTGTTGGCGTTGATTATAGCGGCTTTCATTTGCGGGTGGTGTGTGCTTTCGGTGGCTCATTGGTATAGAAAGAAACGTTTTAAAGCCCCTAAAAAAGGTGTAGGAGCCATAGAATTTCTTATCGAGTTCGTTTATACGGGCGTGATAAAAAGCACATTGGGCGATAAAGCACCTCGTTTTGCCCCTTATTTATTGACCGTATTTTTCTTTATCCTTTTGATGAACCTGTTAGGGCTGATCGTAATTTTCCCCGGGGGCGCTAATTTGACGGGTAATATAGCCGTTACTATGGTTCTTGCTTTGTGTACATTTATCGTAGTAAATGTGCGTGGAACAAAAGAATATTGGAAAGAAATATTTTGGCCCGATGTACCGTTGTGGTTGAAGTTTCCGTTACCTATCATGCCCTTGATCGAGGTGTTCGGAATATTTACCAAACCGGCGGCTTTGATGGTGCGTTTGTTTGCCAATATGATGGGCGGGCATATGATTATATTGTCGCTTATATCGCTCATTTTCATTTTTGGAGCATTCGGAGCGGTTGTTATAGGGGCAACGACAGTCGTATCGGTGTTGTTCTCTTTGTTTATGTTGCTTATAGATACGTTGGTATCGTTTATTCAAGCCTATGTGTTTACCATGCTTTCGACTCTGTTCATAGCTTTGGCACAAGTCGATGGGCATCATGAAGGAAAAGTGGAAGAAATAAAATAA
- the atpA gene encoding F0F1 ATP synthase subunit alpha encodes MIKPSEISDILKKQLDEVDSKINFEEVGTVLEVGDGVAHVYGLENVRSSELIEFENGVHGVAMNLEESNVGVILLDNVDKVTENMTARRTGEIASLPVGEGLLGRVINTLGEPIDGAGPIQGDLIRLPLERKAPGVIFRQPVNEPLQTGIKAIDSMVPIGRGQRELIIGDRQIGKTAIAIDTIINQRDNYKNGNPLYCIYVAIGQKASSVAALVNTLKEHGALDYTVVLAANASDSAAMRYYAPFAGAAIGEYFRDSGRHALVIYDDLSKQAVSYREISLILRRPSGREAYPGDIFYLHSRLLERAAKIINNDEVASSMNDLPEVMKPMVKGGGSLTALPIIETQAGDVSAYIPTNVISITDGQIFLETALFNQGVRPAINVGISVSRVGGNAQVKAMKKIAGTLKIDQAQFRELESFTKFGGDVDPVTAMTIDKGRKNERILIQPQYSPVPVEEEIAIIYCGTQGLLHNVPMDKVAEFEKLYLQILKSKYSHEVMDELRAGHLDDKIAALMTEVAEEVANRFKA; translated from the coding sequence ATGATTAAACCCAGTGAAATATCGGATATTTTAAAAAAGCAACTCGATGAAGTCGATTCCAAAATCAATTTCGAGGAAGTGGGTACTGTTCTCGAAGTGGGTGATGGGGTGGCTCATGTCTATGGACTCGAAAATGTGCGGTCAAGCGAACTTATCGAGTTTGAGAATGGAGTGCACGGAGTTGCGATGAACCTCGAAGAGAGCAATGTGGGTGTCATTTTGCTCGATAATGTCGATAAGGTTACCGAAAATATGACGGCTCGTCGTACGGGAGAGATCGCCTCTCTTCCTGTTGGCGAAGGATTGCTAGGGCGGGTCATCAATACGTTGGGTGAACCCATTGACGGGGCCGGTCCCATTCAGGGTGATTTGATTCGATTGCCTCTTGAACGTAAGGCTCCGGGTGTTATTTTCCGTCAGCCGGTGAACGAGCCTTTGCAGACCGGTATCAAGGCGATAGACTCTATGGTTCCTATCGGCCGTGGACAGAGAGAGTTGATCATCGGCGACCGTCAAATCGGGAAAACGGCTATCGCCATCGATACGATTATCAATCAACGAGATAATTATAAAAACGGTAACCCCTTGTATTGTATTTACGTAGCTATCGGTCAGAAGGCTTCTTCTGTGGCTGCGTTGGTGAATACATTGAAAGAGCACGGAGCGCTCGATTATACGGTCGTTTTGGCAGCGAACGCTTCCGATTCGGCTGCTATGCGTTATTATGCGCCTTTTGCGGGGGCTGCTATCGGGGAGTACTTCCGGGATAGCGGGCGTCATGCATTGGTAATTTATGACGACTTATCGAAGCAGGCGGTTTCCTATCGTGAAATTTCGTTGATTCTTCGTCGTCCTTCCGGTCGTGAGGCCTATCCGGGCGATATATTCTATTTGCACTCCCGTTTGCTCGAAAGGGCTGCTAAGATTATCAATAATGACGAGGTTGCTTCTTCGATGAACGATTTGCCCGAGGTGATGAAACCGATGGTGAAAGGTGGCGGATCTTTGACGGCTTTGCCTATTATCGAGACACAGGCCGGAGACGTTTCGGCTTATATCCCTACGAACGTGATTTCGATTACCGACGGACAGATATTCTTGGAAACGGCATTGTTTAACCAAGGGGTACGTCCGGCTATCAACGTGGGTATCTCTGTTTCCCGTGTAGGAGGTAACGCTCAGGTAAAAGCCATGAAGAAGATTGCCGGTACATTGAAAATAGATCAAGCTCAGTTCCGTGAGCTCGAATCGTTTACGAAATTCGGTGGCGATGTCGATCCTGTGACGGCCATGACAATCGATAAAGGGCGTAAGAACGAACGTATTCTTATACAGCCTCAGTATTCGCCGGTTCCCGTGGAAGAGGAAATCGCTATTATATATTGCGGTACACAGGGATTGTTGCACAATGTCCCGATGGACAAGGTAGCCGAGTTTGAAAAATTGTATTTGCAAATATTGAAATCAAAATATAGCCACGAAGTGATGGACGAATTGCGTGCAGGACATCTTGACGACAAGATTGCTGCTCTCATGACCGAAGTTGCCGAAGAGGTTGCTAATCGATTTAAGGCATAA
- a CDS encoding F0F1 ATP synthase subunit delta, translating into MNEGLIPSRYAKALYKYAQEHHVAAPIYEEMKRLDAAFATHTELSKALSNPALSAADKVRVLSSAFGEKPDDYLLRFVQLVIRNRRETFARAIALAYQDIYRRANHIARVTITTAVALDKEVLDRIGDLMKKQTDKTLEFVYEIDPSIIGGFILRVDSMQLDASVNSELKKLRLKLLNSK; encoded by the coding sequence ATGAACGAAGGGTTAATACCGAGCCGATATGCGAAAGCTCTTTATAAATATGCTCAGGAGCATCATGTGGCCGCTCCTATTTACGAAGAGATGAAACGGCTTGATGCAGCTTTTGCAACTCATACCGAGTTGTCTAAGGCACTGAGTAACCCGGCTCTCTCTGCTGCGGATAAGGTGCGGGTATTGTCATCGGCTTTCGGTGAAAAGCCCGACGATTATCTTCTCCGTTTTGTTCAGTTAGTGATTAGGAACCGTCGCGAAACGTTTGCAAGAGCCATTGCTTTGGCTTATCAGGATATTTACCGGCGAGCTAATCATATAGCTCGTGTTACGATAACAACTGCTGTTGCTTTGGATAAGGAAGTTCTCGACCGTATAGGTGATCTCATGAAAAAGCAAACGGATAAGACGTTGGAATTCGTTTATGAAATAGATCCTTCTATCATCGGCGGATTTATTTTACGGGTGGATTCGATGCAATTAGATGCTTCGGTAAATAGTGAATTAAAGAAATTGCGTTTGAAATTGCTAAACAGCAAATGA
- the atpC gene encoding ATP synthase F1 subunit epsilon, giving the protein MVLEIISSEQILFKGEVESVTLPGAKGSFTVLENHASLISTLDAGTIEYVTAGERHSVSVGGGFVDVDNNRVAVCVR; this is encoded by the coding sequence ATGGTACTTGAAATTATATCTTCGGAACAAATCCTTTTTAAAGGAGAAGTCGAATCGGTTACCCTGCCGGGAGCAAAAGGTTCGTTTACAGTTCTTGAAAATCATGCATCGTTGATTTCTACGCTCGATGCCGGTACCATTGAGTATGTAACGGCCGGTGAGCGGCACTCGGTATCCGTCGGTGGCGGGTTTGTCGATGTGGATAATAATCGTGTAGCAGTTTGTGTACGGTAA
- the atpF gene encoding F0F1 ATP synthase subunit B, protein MELFTPEFGLVFWMFVVFVILFAILAKFAWPYIIRSLDERAELIDKGVEYAQEAKAQLDNAQADAKALLVEAQKQQMEILHEAAQMKTHIIEEARQAASVEAKKVMDAAAVSIEQARKESELQFRREVSEFALQIAEKMMRKQLSDDKTQVEMIDKLLNEIENQN, encoded by the coding sequence ATGGAACTGTTCACGCCCGAATTCGGCTTGGTATTTTGGATGTTCGTTGTCTTCGTCATCCTTTTTGCCATTCTTGCGAAGTTTGCTTGGCCCTATATTATCCGCAGTCTCGACGAACGTGCCGAGCTTATCGATAAGGGGGTTGAGTATGCACAAGAGGCAAAAGCGCAATTAGACAACGCACAAGCGGATGCCAAAGCTCTTTTGGTCGAAGCGCAGAAACAACAGATGGAGATTCTGCACGAAGCTGCCCAGATGAAAACTCATATCATAGAGGAGGCTCGTCAGGCAGCATCGGTAGAGGCGAAGAAAGTAATGGACGCTGCGGCCGTGTCGATCGAGCAAGCTCGAAAAGAGTCGGAACTTCAATTCCGCCGCGAGGTAAGCGAGTTTGCCCTGCAAATTGCAGAAAAAATGATGCGTAAGCAACTTTCTGATGACAAAACGCAGGTCGAAATGATCGACAAACTGTTGAATGAAATTGAGAATCAAAACTAA